One genomic region from Amphiprion ocellaris isolate individual 3 ecotype Okinawa chromosome 20, ASM2253959v1, whole genome shotgun sequence encodes:
- the si:ch211-266g18.10 gene encoding titin isoform X4 has translation MAEGAKPASATAAGGSNGAAAPQPGFLRSGALSLLNKLKVSVELLIALAALLSWVVVGVVMFDFVEYKAVPDIQQIITDPVKAVNDAVDEATSLLNKFQECAPDLSDPMSAATYAAEEISAAKDGVVRYFSDEEGTFYLSYIDPVVIGRRAFHSTNDFMCGVVGGCRDTLCTVVDSILDTIQEINKGKIDLSYIDPVVIGRGVFNVTNEFVCGVVGYIQGVLCSILDTILDVVKGVTDISFIDPVVIGRNTFGATNDFVNGIVGYIQSVLCTIIDSILEIVKGTTDISFIDPVVIGRNVFSVTNDFVSGIAGYIQDVLCVILDVILDTLKDIQQAVGFSPMSVLKTTADITKEQISMLVSYFSATLIGEEGIMPEVSLDPMKVVEDAVLEFTDKKDLFVAYMSSMLVGDQGEPAAPPVVNVVTEKDEAVAAPSDINLVRRKGEFLPPFEKVAEILHTAKDEAAPAAELSEDSKTEEEEEEKEEEEEEEEAEVPPEAASEADVQDAEEDEVKHVDLEEKESETPLEEEILDHDSKEEEKEEADKEEEEEIITEEAAEQLEKEEGEEQEEDKKEEEGEEDQGKTEEAVDEEDEEAQAADGVVEDKEEEEEIKTEDVLVEEEEEEVEEEIKTEDYLVEEEEEEVEEEIKTDDVLVEEEEEEEEEEIKTEDDLVEEEEEKEEEEIKTEDDLVEEEEEEEEEEIETEDALVEEEEEEEEETKTIDALVEEEEEEETKTEDALLEDEDEEEEEEAKPEEVLLEDEEKEKEEEETKTEEDLAEDEDEEKEEETKTEDVLLEDEDEEEEEEEDEEDDKTKTDKDLAEDVEKEEPKLEDLAEEEEEEEEEEEEEEEEQEEEEEVKSEEEDERVQQTIKITDDDARDQFEKTDEEDQDLEMDNEDEEEEEGEKLDYVEIKEDDKDAEEEPLVQQLDLKILASEKLHIDQIPESEEETLLPEHDEDEFADIVDDHDENNNNSESRKTEPKRKRKVHVPFEKLRRVGSRAPHKEEHLSKHEKVLKEAKERHAIKEVKDAIVKEEEPVKKALKEEEDAKKLPKEKKQVKKLLKEEKEIKKPSKEKKEVKKPAKEEEEVKKPLKEEKVKKQLKEEKEVKKPPKEHKEVRKHKRLSKKEEEVKERPKEEKEIKKPLRDKKEVKKPPREEKETKKPPKEEKEIKKPPKKEKEEKRPPKAAEVTKEEKKPPKEEKEEKKPIKEAKDKHKPENKEERALKKERDVKKPLKEEKEVKKSPKEEERPSKKEKEVRKLLKEEKEAKKPAKEDKEEEKPLKTEREEKIPSKKQKEVKKPPKEEKEVKKPPKEEKEVKKPQKEEKEPKKPTKDEKEPEKPTKDEKEPKKPTKEEKEIKKPQKEDKEVKKPLKKEKEEKETPKEKREVKKPSKEDKKEKKPIKEETEDEKPHKEAKIPTKDEKEVKKPHKEEKEVKKPPKEEKEGKKPLKDKEIEKLLKQVKEEKESPKDKKGVKQPSEDKKVKKPIKDEKEEKKPLEEKREMKKPSKEDKEEKKPLKEKKEVKKPSEEEKKPLKEKKEVKKPSEEEKKPLKEKKEVKKPSEEEKKPLKEKKEVKKPSEEEKKPLKEKKEVKKPSEEEKKPLKEKKEVKKPSEEEKKPLKEREVKTPPKEDKKEKEEKKPIKEAKKEAESKKEKISKDGKEPIKPSKQEKEIKTTTKEDKEPTKKRVTKTEAKPKKSAKRIKVVKKEVASVLKKEHLNVTKAAEEPKKSAKVLKFAKKQIAPALKKEHKNVTKAAEVPEVPKVTAKPEVTKKVAAPKEAKKEPKQKIKRKPVKPDIDAVKEKEKAAPKKKEAEVSELKPKPGQKDAAVTKEKAKRAPPKKEVPKKKAKAAPAKKEAAAPKEKVKPVILTKEQEGAPKNATLAKERVKIVPMKKVVKAPKKEVKAVSAKTKSAKIKTKPTPVVKEAEAPHKNVSLTKEKVKVVPLKKVPVTPKEKVKAAPTKKEAEVLKEKKAEPVTPKKAAKPTPAKKKKVPETPKEKVKPALTKKEAELLKEKKPEPVTPKKEAEVLKEKKAEPVTPKKEAEVLKEKVAEPVTPKKAPVSKAKPTPAKKKKEPAKIKTKPAPVVKEAEAPHKNVSLTKEKVKVVPLKKVPVTPKEKVKPPPTKKEAEVLKERKAEPVTPKKEAEVLKEKKAEPVTPKKAPVSKAKPAPAKKKKEAKVLKEKKPEPVTPKKASVAKTKPAPVVKEAEAPHKNVSLSKERVKVVPLKKVPVTPKEKVKPAPTKKEAEVLKEKKAEPVTPKKAPVSKAKPAPAKKKKVPVTPKEKVEPAPTKKDAEVLKEKKAEPVIPKKAPVSKAKPAPAKKKKEVEAPKEKVKPVILTKEQEGAPKNATLAKERVKIVPMKKEVKVPKEKVKVSAKTKPAKIKTKPTPVVKEAEAPHKNISLTKEKVKVVPLKKVPVTLKEKVKPAPVKKEAEVLKEKKAEPVTPKKVPVTPKEKVKPAPTKKEAEIVKEKKAEPVTPKKAPVTKAKPAKKKKEVETPKEKAKPVILTKEQEGAPKNATLAKERVKIVPMKKVVKAPKEKVKVSAKIKPAKIKTKPAPVLKEAEVPQKNISLTKEKAKVVPLKKVPVTPKEKVKPAPTTKEAEVLKEKKAEPVTPKKAPVAKAKPAPAKKKKEVEAPKEKAKPAAVKKEAKPALAKKVEVAKEKPKPAQEKKAPSKKEAEIKKEKLKSLLKKEPKVTKEKVKPAVKKDILRKKIKPVHVKKEVEAPKEKDKPAAVKKAMLRKKTKAVPVRRVEKKAEKEEKAKEDRVLKEIQESAKKEKAATKKAAKEEKVKEPSVSDSLLMEDELPYFQCFFVDEDEAQFPFYAFSPLQI, from the exons ggGCCAAACCTGCCTCTGCTACTGCAGCCGGTGGCTCCAATGGAGCAGCAGCACCACAGCCGGGCTTCCTCAGATCCGGAGCTCTGAGTCTCCTCAATAAGCTGAAGGTGTCCGTGGAGCTGCTGATCGCCCTGGCTGCTCTGCTCTCCTGGGTGGTCGTGGGTGTGGTGATGTTTGACTTTGTGGAGTACAAAGCAGTCCCTG ACATTCAGCAAATCATTACGGACCCTGTTAAAGCTGTAAACGATGCTGTGGATGAAGCCACCAGCCTGCTCAATAAGTTTCAAG AATGTGCACCTGATTTAAGTGACCCCATGTCTGCTGCCACTTATGCAGCTGAGGAAATATCAGCAGCAAAAGATGGAGTTGTTCGATACTTTTCAGATGAGGAAG GGACCTTCTACCTCAGCTACATCGACCCTGTTGTCATTGGTAGACGAGCTTTCCATTCAACTAATGACTTCATGTGTGGAGTGGTGGGCGGCTGCAGGGACACACTATGTACTGTTGTGGACTCTATATTAGATACCATACAGGAGATAAATAAAG GAAAAATTGATCTTAGCTACATAGACCCTGTGGTAATAGGCAGAGGTGTCTTCAATGTTACTAATGAGTTCGTGTGTGGAGTGGTGGGCTACATCCAGGGTGTGCTCTGTTCGATACTGGACACTATACTGGATGTAGTGAAAG gagtCACTGACATTAGCTTCATAGACCCAGTAGTAATCGGCAGGAATACCTTCGGCGCTACTAATGACTTTGTGAATGGAATAGTGGGCTACATCCAGAGCGTACTCTGTACCATCATAGACAGTATCCTGGAAATAGTTAAAG gaACAACTGACATTAGCTTCATTGACCCTGTGGTTATTGGCAGGAATGTCTTCAGTGTTACTAATGACTTTGTGAGTGGAATAGCAGGATACATCCAGGATGTGCTCTGTGTAATCTTGGATGTGATACTGGACACATTAAAAG ATATTCAGCAGGCAGTGGGATTCAGTCCCATGTCGGTTCTGAAGACAACTGCGGACATCACCAAAGAACAGATCAGCATGCTTGTGAGCTACTTCTCAGCAACACTGATTGGTGAAGAAG gaaTCATGCCTGAAGTGTCCCTCGACCCCATGAAGGTTGTTGAGGATGCAGTGCTGGAGTTCACAGACAAGAAAGATTTGTTTGTGGCTTATATGTCAAGCATGTTGGTTGGTGATCAAG gTGAACCTGCCGCCCCTCCAGTTGTAAATGTAGTAACTGAAAAAG ATGAAGCTGTCGCTGCCCCATCTGACATCAATTTGGTGAGAAGGAAAG GTGAATTTCTGCCTCCATTTGAAAAAG TTGCAGAGATCTTACACACTGCCAAAGATGAAGCTGCTCCTGCTGCAGAGTTAAGTGAAGACTCaaagacggaggaggaggaggaggagaaggaggaggaggaggaggaggaggaggctgaagTGCCACCTGAAGCCGCTAGTGAAGCAGATGTGCAGGATGCAGAGGAAGATGAGG TGAAACATGTCGACCTTGAAGAAAAAGAATCTGAAACTCCTCTGGAGGAGGAAATCCTTGATCATGACagcaaggaggaggagaaggaagaggctgataaagaggaagaagaggagattATAACAGAGGAAGCTGCAGAGCAGTTGGAGAAAGAGGAAGgcgaggaacaggaggaggacaaaaaagaagaggagggtgAAGAAGATCAAGGAAAGACAGAGGAGGCTGTGgatgaagaagatgaggagGCACAAGCAGCAGACGGGGTGGTAGaagacaaagaggaggaggaggagatcaaaactgaagatgttttggtagaagaagaggaggaggaagtggaggaggagatcAAAACTGAAGATTATTTggtagaagaagaggaggaggaagtggaggaggagatcaaaactgatgatgttttggtagaagaagaggaggaggaagaggaggaggagatcaaAACTGAAGATGATTTggtagaagaagaggaggagaaagaggaggaggagatcaaAACTGAAGATGATTTggtagaagaagaggaggaggaagaggaggaggagatcgaAACTGAAGATGCTTTggtagaagaagaggaggaggaagaggaggagaccaAAACAATAGATGCTTtggtagaagaggaggaggaggaggagaccaaaacagaagaTGCTTTGctagaagatgaagatgaggaggaggaggaggaggccaaaCCTGAAGAAGTTTTGTTAGAagatgaggagaaggagaaagaggaggaggagaccaaaacagaagaagacttggcagaagatgaagatgaggagaaggaggaggagaccaAAACTGAAGATGTTTTGTTAGAAGacgaagatgaggaggaggaggaggaggaggatgaggaagatgaTAAGACCAAAACTGACAAAGACTTGGCAGAAGATGTGGAGAAGGAGGAACCAAAACTTGAAGACCtagcagaagaagaggaggaggaggaggaggaagaggaggaggaggaggaagagcaagaggaggaggaggaggttaaGTCAGAAGAAGAGGATGAAAGAGTCCAacaaaccatcaaaattacTGACGATGATGCCAGAGATCAGTTCGAGAAAACTGATGAAGAAGATCAGGATCTAGAAATGGACaatgaggatgaagaggaggaggaaggagaaaaactGGACTATGTAGAGATCAAGGAGGATGATAAAGATGCAGAAGAAGAACCATTAGTCCAACAGCTTGATCTTAAAATTCTGGCATCAGAAAAGCTCCATATTGATCAGATACCTGAATCTGAAGAAGAAACTTTACTACCTGAACATGATGAAGACGAATTCGCTGACATTGTTGATGATCAcgatgaaaacaacaacaacagtgagAGCAGAAAGACTGAGCCTAAACGTAAGAGGAAGGTTCATGTTCCCTTTGAGAAGCTCAGACGAGTCGGATCCAGAGCGCCTCACAAAGAAGAACATCTCAGCAAACATGAGAAAG TTCTCAAAGAGGCAAAGGAAAGACATGCAATTAAAGAAGTTAAAGATGCCATTGTTAAAG AAGAGGAGCCAGTGAAGAAGGCTCtcaaagaagaggaagatgcGAAGAAGCTGcccaaagaaaagaaacaagtaAAGAAACTCCtcaaagaagagaaagaaataaagaaaccctctaaagaaaagaaagaggtgAAGAAACCAGccaaagaagaggaggaagtcaAGAAACCTCTCAAAGAAGAGAAGGTGAAGAAACAactcaaagaagaaaaagaagtcaAGAAACCACCTAAAGAGCACAAAGAAGTAAGGAAACATAAGAGACTTTctaaaaaagaggaagaagtgaAAGAACGAcccaaagaagaaaaagaaatcaagaaaCCTCTTAGAGACAAGAAAGAAGTGAAGAAGCCACctagagaagagaaagaaaccaAGAAACCTCctaaagaggagaaagaaattAAGAAACCTCCcaaaaaggagaaagaggagaagagacCTCCTAAAGCTGCAGAAGTGacgaaagaagagaagaaacctcctaaagaagagaaagaggagaagaaaccTATTAAAGAAGCTAAAGATAAAcataaacctgaaaataaagaGGAGAGGGCCCTTAAAAAGGAGAGGGATGTGAAGAAACCTCttaaagaagagaaagaggtAAAGAAATCTCccaaagaagaggagagaccatctaagaaggagaaagaagttAGGAAACTTCtcaaggaggaaaaagaagccAAGAAACCAGCCAAAGaagacaaggaggaggagaaacctctcaaaacagagagagaagagaagataccttctaaaaaacagaaagaagtgaAGAAACCACccaaagaagagaaagaagtcaAGAAACCACccaaagaagagaaagaagtcaAGAAACCtcaaaaagaagagaaagaaccCAAGAAACCTACCAAAGATGAGAAAGAACCCGAGAAACCTACCAAAGACGAAAAAGAACCCAAGAAACCTAccaaagaagagaaagaaatcaAGAAACCTCAAAAGGAAGATAAAGAAGTTAAGAAACctctgaaaaaagagaaagaagaaaaggaaactcccaaagaaaagagagaagtgAAGAAACCTtccaaagaagacaaaaaggagaagaaacctatcaaagaagagacagaagatGAGAAACCTCACAAAGAAGCCAAGATACCTACCAAAGATGAGAAAGAAGTAAAGAAACCTCacaaggaagagaaagaagttAAGAAACCTcccaaagaagaaaaagaaggaaagaaacctCTCAAAGATAAGGAAATTGAGAAACTCCTCAAACAAGTCAAAGAAGAAAAGGAATCTCCCAAAGACAAGAAAGGAGTGAAGCAACCTTCAGAagacaaaaaagtcaagaaacCTATCAAAGatgagaaagaagagaagaaacctcttgaagaaaagagagaaatgaaGAAACCTTCCAAAGAGgacaaagaggaaaagaaaccccttaaagaaaagaaggaagtaAAGAAAccttctgaagaagaaaagaaaccccttaaagaaaagaaggaagtgAAGAAGccttctgaagaagaaaagaaaccccttaaagaaaagaaggaagtgAAGAAAccttctgaagaagaaaagaaaccccttaaagaaaagaaggaagtgAAGAAGccttctgaagaagaaaagaaaccccttaaagaaaagaaggaagtgAAGAAAccttctgaagaagaaaagaaaccccttaaagaaaagaaggaagtgAAGAAACCTtctgaagaagagaagaaaccCCTTAAAGAAAGGGAGGTGAAGACACCTCCCAAAGAagataaaaaagagaaagaggagaagaaaccTATTAAAGAAGCCAAAAAAGAGGCAgaatcaaagaaagaaaagatttcAAAAGATGGAAAGGAACCAATAAAGCCTTCTAAACAAGAGAAAGAAATCAAGACAACTaccaaagaagacaaagaacCAACGAAGAAGAGAGTCACCAAGACAG AAGCTAAACCCAAAAAGTCTGCAAAGAGAATTAAAGTAGTCAAGAAGGAAGTTGCATCTGTCCTCAAGAAGGAGCATCTTAATGTTACCAAAGCAG CTGAAGAACCCAAGAAGTCTGCAAAGGTGCTTAAATTTGCTAAAAAGCAAATAGCTCCTGCCCTGAAAAAGGAACATAAGAATGTTACTAAAGCAG CAGAGGTTCCTGAAGTCCCAAAGGTGACAGCCAAACCAGAAGTGACAAAGAAAG TGGCAGCTCCCAAGGAGGCCAAGAAGGAACCAAAGCAAAAAATCAAACGTAAACCTGTAAAACCag ATATCGATGCAgtgaaggaaaaggaaaaagcagCCCCTAAAAAGAAAG aaGCTGAAGTTTCTGAACTAAAGCCCAAACCTGGTCAGAAAG atgCTGCAGTTACTAAAGAAAAAGCCAAGCGAGCTCCACCAAAGAAGG AAGTTccaaagaaaaaggccaaagCAGCTCCAGCAAAGAAAG AGGCTGCTGCTCCTAAAGAAAAGGTCAAACCAGTCATCTTGACCAAAG AACAAGAAGGTGCTCCCAAAAATGCCACTCTGGCCAAAGAGAGGGTCAAAATAGTGCCTATGAAGAAAG TGGTCAAGGcaccaaaaaaagaagtcaaagcTGTCTCTGCAAAGACAA aatctgcaaaaatcaagacaaaaccAACACCGGTAGTTAAAG agGCAGAAGCACCACACAAAAATGTGTCTCTAACAAAGGAGAAGGTGAAGGTGGTGCCACTGAAGAAAG TGCCTGTAACTCCGAAAGAAAAAGTCAAAGCAGCACCAACAAAAAAAG AAGCTGAAGTTCTCAAGGAGAAGAAGGCTGAGCCAGTGACTCCAAAGAAAG CGGCAAAACCAACACCTGCTAAAAAGAAGAAAG TGCCTGAAActccaaaagaaaaagtcaaaccAGCATTAACAAAAAAAG AAGCTGAACTTCTCAAGGAGAAGAAGCCTGAGCCAGTGACTCCCAAGAAAG AAGCTGAAGTTCTCAAGGAGAAGAAGGCTGAGCCAGTGACTCCCAAGAAAG AAGCTGAAGTTCTCAAGGAGAAGGTGGCTGAGCCAGTGACTCCCAAGAAAG CACCTGTTTCCAAGGCAAAACCAACACCTGCTAAAAAGAAGAAAG AACCTgcaaaaatcaagacaaaaccAGCACCAGTTGTTAAAG AGGCAGAAGCACCACACAAAAATGTGTCTCTAACCAAGGAGAAGGTGAAGGTGGTGCCACTAAAGAAAG TGCCTGTAActccaaaagaaaaagtcaaaccACCACCAACGAAAAAAG AAGCTGAAGTTCTCAAGGAGAGGAAGGCTGAGCCAGTGACTCCCAAGAAAG AAGCTGAAGTTCTCAAGGAGAAGAAGGCTGAGCCAGTGACTCCCAAGAAAg CGCCTGTTTCTAAGGCAAAACCAGCACCTGCTAAAAAGAAGAAAG aaGCCAAAGTTCTTAAGGAGAAGAAGCCTGAGCCAGTGACTCCCAAGAAAG CATCTGTTGCTAAGACAAAACCAGCACCAGTTGTTAAAG aggCAGAAGCACCACACAAAAATGTGTCTCTAAGCAAGGAAAGGGTGAAGGTGGTGCCACTGAAGAAAG tgcCTGTAACTCCGAAAGAAAAAGTCAAACCAGCACCAACAAAGAAAG AAGCTGAAGTTCTCAAGGAGAAGAAGGCTGAGCCAGTGACTCCAAAGAAAG caCCTGTTTCTAAGGCAAAACCAGCACCTGCTAAAAAGAAGAAAG tGCCTGTGActccaaaagaaaaagttgaaCCAGCACCAACAAAAAAAG ATGCTGAAGTTCTCAAGGAGAAGAAGGCTGAGCCAGTGATTCCCAAGAAAG CACCTGTTTCTAAGGCAAAACCAGCACCTGCTAAAAAGAAGAAAG AAGTGGAGGCTCCTAAGGAAAAGGTCAAACCAGTCATCTTGACCAAAG AACAAGAAGGTGCTCCCAAAAATGCCACTCTGGCCAAAGAGAGGGTCAAAATAGTGCCTATGAAGAAAG aggtCAAGGTGCCAAAAGAGAAGGTCAAAGTCTCTGCAAAGACAA aACCTgcaaaaatcaagacaaaaccAACACCAGTAGTAAAAG aGGCAGAAGCACCACACAAAAATATCTCTCTAACCAAGGAGAAGGTGAAGGTGGTGCCACTGAAGAAAG tGCCTGTAACTCTGAAAGAAAAAGTCAAACCAGCACCAGTGAAAAAAG AAGCTGAAGTTCTCAAGGAGAAGAAGGCTGAGCCAGTGACTCCCAAGAAAG TGCCTGTAACTCcgaaagaaaaagtgaaaccaGCACCAACTAAAAAAG AAGCTGAAATTGTCAAGGAAAAGAAGGCTGAGCCAGTGACTCCCAAGAAAG CACCTGTTACAAAGGCAAAACctgctaaaaagaaaaaag aagtgGAGACTCCAAAAGAAAAGGCCAAACCAGTCATCTTGACCAAAG AACAAGAAGGTGCTCCCAAAAATGCCACTCTGGCCAAAGAAAGGGTCAAAATAGTGCCTATGAAGAAAG tgGTCAAAGCACCAAAAGAGAAAGTCAAAGTCTCTGCTAAGATAA AACCTgcaaaaatcaagacaaaaccAGCACCAGTGCTTAAAG AGGCAGAAGTACCACAGAAAAATATCTCTCTAACAAAGGAGAAGGCCAAAGTGGTGCCACTGAAGAAAG tGCCTGTAActccaaaagaaaaagtgaaaccaGCACCAACAACAAAAG AAGCTGAAGTTCTCAAGGAGAAGAAGGCTGAGCCAGTGACTCCCAAGAAAG CACCTGTTGCTAAGGCAAAACCAGCACCTGCTAAAAAGAAGAAAG AAGTGGAGGCTCCTAAAGAAAAGGCCAAACCTGCTGCAGTAAAGAAAG AGGCCAAGCCAGCCCTGGCCAAAAAAG TAGAGGTTGCAAAGGAGAAACCTAAACCAGCTCAAGAAAAGAAAg CTCCTTCtaaaaaagaagctgaaataaagaaggaaaagctcaaatCCCTCCTAAAGAAAG AGCCCAaagtaacaaaagaaaaagtcaaaccAGCTGttaaaaaag ACATTTTGAGGAAAAAGATCAAACCTGTCCACGTGAAGAAAG AAGTGGAGGCTCCTAAAGAAAAGGACAAACCTGCAGCAGTAAAGAAAG CCATGTTGAGGAAAAAGACCAAAGCAGTCCCTGTGAGGAGAG ttgagaagaaggcagaaaaggaggagaaagctAAAG AGGATCGAGTTCTTAAAGAGATACAGGAGTCTGCAAAGAAAG AAAAAGCTGCGACGAAGAAAGCTGCCAAGGAGGAGAAAGTTAAAG AGCCTTCTGTATCAGACAGCCTTCTCATGGAGG